The following coding sequences are from one Pueribacillus theae window:
- a CDS encoding NUDIX hydrolase translates to MTKIPKPASTVVLVDDLLRVYLTKRPITMKFMGGFHVFPGGSVDLEDNDHVIESEHVRNFTQSEPFSFAYYIAAARELFEEVGILLCSSEDGLPLQFKRKTEMEYRRQLVNKEISFSQMLKQEELHLDLGSLKYFGHRITPEWRPFRFDTRFFLAKLPKDQVPKPDTNEIDEACWIFPDEALLAFKEGKVSMANATVIALQTLINYKEGGPLMMP, encoded by the coding sequence ATGACAAAGATTCCCAAGCCTGCATCAACAGTCGTTCTGGTGGATGATCTGTTAAGAGTCTATTTGACAAAGCGACCGATCACGATGAAATTTATGGGTGGTTTTCATGTTTTTCCAGGTGGTTCAGTAGATCTCGAAGACAATGATCATGTGATAGAGAGTGAACATGTAAGAAACTTTACACAAAGTGAACCGTTCAGTTTTGCTTATTACATAGCTGCAGCCAGAGAATTATTCGAAGAAGTTGGAATTTTACTTTGCAGCAGCGAAGATGGACTACCACTTCAATTCAAAAGAAAAACAGAGATGGAGTATCGCAGGCAACTTGTTAACAAAGAAATTTCATTTTCACAAATGTTAAAGCAGGAGGAACTTCATCTTGATCTTGGGAGCTTAAAGTACTTCGGGCATCGGATAACCCCAGAATGGCGGCCTTTTCGCTTTGATACACGCTTTTTCCTCGCCAAGCTTCCAAAGGATCAAGTTCCAAAACCTGATACAAATGAAATAGATGAAGCTTGTTGGATTTTTCCAGACGAAGCATTATTAGCGTTTAAAGAAGGAAAGGTATCTATGGCGAATGCCACCGTTATTGCGCTTCAAACCCTTATAAATTATAAAGAGGGCGGTCCGTTGATGATGCCTTAA